GAAGAAGTCGAGACAGATGAAGATGCGTTAGGGGACGCGGGACAAGAAGGCGAAGAGTCAGAGAACAATAAATCTGATGAAGAAAATCTGGAAGCGGAAGAAGAATTAGAGGAAGAAGTATCTGATGATGAAGAACAAGAGGAATCAGAATTTCAGTCGCCAACATCACCAGAATATGATATAGAAAAAATCGAAAAAGCAGGGGAATGGATAGAGATTTCTGCTGAATATCCAGTGTTTGGTATGGAGGAAGTAGATCAAGTAATTAAACAAGAAGCGGAAAAGCATTTTAAAGAATTTGAGGCAGAATTTGAAGAAAATGAAAAACAACTTGAAGGATATTCGTATCCAGCAGGAGAAAGTCTTTATTTTGGGGAGCCGACAGTGACGGATGCGTATGTATCCTTTATGTTTGCGCAAGTCATGAATCTCGGAGGACCGCACCCGTTTTTTTATCAACATCCGTTTAATTATGACGTAAATAATCAACGGGAATTAACAATCCGCGATTTTGTGAAAAATAAAACGGAACTTAGCAATCTTGGTGATTTAATATATCATAAGTTAGAAAATGAAGGACCGGAATTAGATAAGCTGGAGGAGGCAACACAACCAGAATGGGATAATTTTCGTCATTTTGTTCTAACAGAGGATTCGCTTGTCTTTCATTATGAACACTATGTGCTTGGGCCGTATGCTTACGGAGTATTTGATGTTGAGGTAACATTTGATGAGCTGAATGAACTTTGATTGTGGGTAAGTATTCTGTTCGTGAAGAGCGAAAATATAGTTTCAATGGAGGGGTGAATTCGTTCATCTCTCTTTTTCATTTTGTAATCCGGAGAAAGTGAAGTAGCTATCAAAAAGTGAG
The nucleotide sequence above comes from Oceanobacillus timonensis. Encoded proteins:
- a CDS encoding RsiV family protein, producing the protein MQKKFIITGMAILLILGLVGCGSNSNHNSKETQEVAAGHSQEMNEEVETDEDALGDAGQEGEESENNKSDEENLEAEEELEEEVSDDEEQEESEFQSPTSPEYDIEKIEKAGEWIEISAEYPVFGMEEVDQVIKQEAEKHFKEFEAEFEENEKQLEGYSYPAGESLYFGEPTVTDAYVSFMFAQVMNLGGPHPFFYQHPFNYDVNNQRELTIRDFVKNKTELSNLGDLIYHKLENEGPELDKLEEATQPEWDNFRHFVLTEDSLVFHYEHYVLGPYAYGVFDVEVTFDELNEL